Proteins encoded in a region of the Augochlora pura isolate Apur16 chromosome 4, APUR_v2.2.1, whole genome shotgun sequence genome:
- the L(1)g0196 gene encoding inositol hexakisphosphate and diphosphoinositol-pentakisphosphate kinase isoform X3, with translation MNKSTKLSIKLLLLYINLKLQINSLIVNSFTSQLSCFSFLNELCPDMSYTELEHGYQGLRNASRPIFYVGDLNTVQPNLVGSVASSVYRSSKRAELSDGCSNDDGCMGGSDLEGEGKQVLVGVCAMAKKSQSKPMKEILTRLEEFEYIKIVVFPEEVILKEFVEDWPIVDCLISFHSKGFPLDKAINYANLRSPFIINNLPMQYDIQDRRRVYAILSNEGIEIPRYAVLDRDSSDPKHHELVESEDHVEVNGVTFNKPFVEKPVSAEDHNIYIYYPTSAGGGSQRLFRKIGSRSSVYSPESRVRKTGSYIYEDFMPTDGTDVKVYTVGPDYAHAEARKSPALDGKVERDSEGKEIRYPVILSNAEKLISRKVCLAFKQTVCGFDLLRANGQSFVCDVNGFSFVKNSNKYYDDCAKILGNMILRELAPTLHIPWSVPFQLDDPPIVPTTFGKMMELRCVVAVIRHGDRTPKQKMKVEVRHPKFFEIFAKYDGYKHGHIKLKRPKQLQEILDTARSLLAEIQHRAAGPELEEKQGKLEQLKSVLEMYGHFSGINRKVQMKYQPRGRPRGSSSDDGTKNRLGEPSLVLILKWGGELTPAGRIQAEELGRIFRCMYPGGQEEDSEMLPNHGDYAGAQGLGLLRLHSTFRHDLKIYASDEGRVQMTAAAFAKGLLALEGELTPILVQMVKSANTNGLLDNDCDSSKYQNMVKTKLHELLQQDRDFTREDREQINPGNALSINAALDFVKNPVRCCQHVHILIQKLMDIVRIKKDDLKTKDAILYHGETWELMGRRWGKIEKDFCTKNKRFDISKIPDIYDCIKYDLQHNNHTLQFEHAEELYIYSKYLADIVIPQEYGLTVQEKLTIGQGICTPLLKKIRADLQRNIEESGEETVNRLNPRYSHGVSSPGRHVRTRLYFTSESHVHSLLTVLRYGGLLDVVTDEQWSRAMEYVSMVSELNYMSQIVVMLYEDPTKDPSSEERFHVELHFSPGVNCCVQKNLPPGPGFRPHSRNESSHNIGESGGGSTQDTISQCSARIEEEDVELTISDDDFMNPPVQPNTPPLMMETDTADSIMDSPTTSRAVDMMDLDPNMMDEPFDSGFLQSSAPIPISARTVAGHEAARLGSQLAASQRQRRDTERGGIVEPRARSYDHQRQDKPEKAADKLQYQSLDAVNKEENKHGIKCRVEMSSQALLYVPPMGKFALPHSYSSPELPVPPIETSTSTPLVTLHNTPLVSPNSRAPDITNIVVPVPTIRLPTCLDNNPEEADSRLRFQSKKHGRSHIDTILPCMACELTSSIRSGSCNSSLTKSSRLLSHRERITGTARAQVQLGKRSRSLSPYLPRCLCYNCNVSELILRSKDLPPMERSNFDTYFARSLSHKFFNCSCYSSNLYQGESNCSSCSISSNDSYTKLGWCTEPQQGQSNPTSFNCSMLVAGELSTRKHPLFKRRQKWRFDKEAVRRTCGGGSAFENVRRSIGTMSCPNLNNFLLDDSVCSMENFSANCSLVRKCWSCTNVTLQWGSSLVDVPDRVSTLCHSSSVHGSDIHGDHDTPPRDSNHRSKCPRVPFSRLQPQRSFSSPDTRPSIIQPDPTCTARRHRHSISGQMSYFKLLGYNINKKLTGSANSLFSTAVISGSSSAPNLKDMVPPHASAVAAIEGFGGVPPIRPLETLHNALSLRQLDSFLEMMTTAPLFRTPASSPPKYPSPGGSTHESVNPSLSVGGINCEYHSSDLEAVRYHKRKLNKPPLYITAAPIQYKSSNDGEPCDIRNQLSPTSPNSTGWSSEPQSFVSSEPSSPAPTSTGECSMSISLISNEGAQSLNTGPKYPTTPCLDVDFNDFCMNIDQEHRESRGSVSYTDYYSNEDGQIRKCAFGTSFGSNLQRMIRTDDLPIDNMDDDEERTITLKQTEEQKKQDVKRIFEQQEKSRSKPSTSCKKIGRFLVESMDIVDEDVRIKEPDVFDKAKPSTSQKTEFSNTDRAQRSRDTGAEKTSSSNSYKRKNFSRSQSVSTPEVIVPSTEANRSYKCMSKLSSLSNMADKNLEEWKQILLDAKPPSGPLTSEEESILTVTSSLTNSSSVTIGFNVHEENRE, from the exons gCCGAACTGTCGGACGGGTGTAGTAATGATGACGGGTGTATGGGTGGCAGTGATTTGGAAGGAGAAGGAAAGCAAGTGTTGGTTGGAGTCTGTGCAATGGCAAAGAAGTCGCAGAGTAAACcgatgaaagaaatattgacAAGACTAGAAGAATttgaatacataaaaatagtGGTATTCCCTGAAGAAGTGATTTTGAAG GAATTTGTAGAAGATTGGCCAATCGTTGACTGTTTAATAAGTTTCCATAGTAAAGGCTTTCCACTTGACAAAGCTATAAATTATGCTAATCTTCGAAGTCCTTTCATTATCAATAATCTACCGATGCAATATGATATTCAG GATCGCAGGAGAGTTTATGCTATTCTAAGTAACGAAGGCATCGAGATTCCGAGATATGCTGTTCTAGATAGAGATTCATCTGATCCGAAAC atcATGAACTGGTGGAGTCTGAGGATCATGTGGAGGTCAATGGTGTCACATTTAACAAACCATTCGTGGAAAAACCAGTGTCAGCCGAAGatcataatatttacatttattatccTACATCTGCAGGTGGAGGCAGTCAGAGATTATTCAGAAAG ATTGGAAGTCGTAGTAGCGTGTACTCGCCAGAATCCCGAGTACGTAAAACTGGTTCTTACATttatgaagattttatgcCCACTGATGGGACGGACGTTAAAGTTTACACGGTGGGGCCGGACTATGCACACGCCGAGGCCCGGAAAAGTCCTGCGTTAGACGGCAAAGTAGAAAGAGACTcggaaggaaaagaaattcgGTATCCTGTTATATTAAGTAACGCTGAGAAACTGATAAGTAGGAAAGTATGTTTAGCTTTCAAGCAAACGGTTTGCGGCTTTGATTTGCTTAG AGCCAACGGCCAATCGTTCGTCTGCGATGTGAATGGTTTCAGTTTTGtcaaaaattcaaacaaatattACGACGATTGTGCAAAGATTTTGGGAAATATGATTCTCAGAGAATTAGCACCTACCTTGCATATTCCGTGGAGTGTTCCGTTTCAGTTGGATGATCCACCAATCGTACCCACGACATTTGGAAAGAT GATGGAATTACGTTGCGTTGTCGCTGTCATAAGACACGGGGATAGAACTCCAAAACAAAAAATGAAGGTGGAAGTTCGTCATCCAAA ATTCTTTgagatatttgcaaaatatgaCGGGTACAAGCATGGTCACATCAAATTGAAACGACCTAAACAGTTGCAAGAGATATTAGACACTGCCAGGAGTCTACTGGCCGAAATACAGCACAGGGCCGCAGGACCAGAATTGGAAGAAAAGCAAGGAAAACTGGAACAATTGAAAAGCGTGTTGGAAAT GTATGGTCACTTCTCAGGAATTAACCGTAAAGTACAAATGAAGTATCAACCAAGGGGACGACCGAGAGGAAGTTCCTCGGATGATGGTACAAAAA ATCGGCTAGGGGAACCGTCGCTTGTACTTATTTTGAAATGGGGCGGTGAATTAACACCCGCTGGTCGGATTCAAGCGGAGGAATTAGGAAGAATATTTCGCTGCATGTATCCCGGTGGTCAAG aggAAGACTCAGAGATGTTACCAAACCACG GTGATTATGCTGGTGCTCAAGGTTTGGGTCTGCTACGACTTCATTCAACGTTCCGTCACGATCTGAAGATCTATGCAAGCGACGAGGGAAGGGTTCAGATGACTGCAGCAGCCTTCGCGAAAGGTTTACTCGCTCTGGAGGGCGAATTGACACCCATTTTGGTCCAAATGGTCAAAAGCGCAAATACTAATGGTCTCCTGGATAATGATTGCGACAGTAGTAAATACCAGAACAT GGTGAAGACGAAACTTCACGAACTGTTGCAACAGGACAGAGACTTTACTCGTGAGGACAGGGAGCAAATAAATCCTGGAAACGCGTTGAGTATCAATGCAGCCTTGGATTTCGTTAAGAATCCTGTTCGATGCTGTCAACATGTACATATTTTGATTCAGAAGCTGATGGACATTGTAAGAATTAAGAAAGATGATTTGAAAACGAAAg ATGCGATTCTTTATCACGGTGAGACCTGGGAGTTAATGGGTCGTCGATGGGGAAAGATCGAAAAGGATTTTTGTACCAAGAACAAGAGATTCGATATATCAAAAATACCTGATATTTACGATTGCATCAAGTATGATTTGCAACATAATAACCATACGTTGCAATTCGAGCACGCAGAAGAACTGTATATCTACTCGAAATATCTGGCGGACATTGTTATACCACAG GAGTATGGATTAACTGTGCAAGAAAAGCTAACTATAGGTCAAGGTATTTGTACGCCGCTTTTAAAGAAGATCAGAGCCGATTTACAAAGAAACATTGAAGAGTCTGGAGAAGAAACGGTGAATCGACTTAATCCAAG ataTTCTCATGGTGTTTCGAGTCCAGGCCGACACGTGCGCACCAGATTATATTTCACAAGCGAGAGTCATGTGCACTCTTTACTAACAGTATTACGTTACGGCGGTTTGCTCGAT GTGGTAACAGACGAACAATGGAGTCGAGCCATGGAATATGTTAGCATGGTATCTGAATTGAATTACATGTCGCAAATCGTAGTCATGTTATACGAAGATCCAACCAAGGATCCCAGCAGCGAAGAACGTTTCCATGTTGAGTTGCATTTTAGTCCTGGCGTAAATTGTTGCGTACAGAAAAATTTACCGCCAGGGCCAGGGTTCAGGCCTCATTCAAGAAACGAGAGTAGTCACAATATA GGCGAAAGTGGGGGCGGATCTACGCAAGATACCATTTCCCAATGCAGTGCACggatagaagaagaagatgttGAATTGACAATTTCAGATGACGATTTCATGAATCCACCAGTTCAACCT aatACTCCCCCACTAATGATGGAAACCGACACTGCTGATTCGATTATGGATAGTCCAACAACCAGCAGAGCTGTCGACATGATGGACCTGGATCCTAACATGATGGACGAACCATTTGACAGTGGTTTTTTGCAGAGCTCCGCGCCTATTCCAATAAG tGCTAGAACTGTGGCAGGTCACGAAGCAGCTAGACTTGGTAGCCAGTTGGCTGCCAGTCAACGTCAACGACGTGACACAGAGAGGGGTGGGATCGTGGAGCCACGTGCACGTAGTTACGATCATCAGAGACAAGATAAACCTGAAAAAG CTGCGGACAAGCTGCAGTATCAGAGCTTGGACGCGGTCAACAAGGAAG AGAACAAGCATGGGATAAAGTGCCGCGTAGAGATGTCTAGCCAGGCTTTGCTCTATGTACCGCCTATGGGAAAGTTCGCTTTGCCGCACTCCTACAGCTCACCGGAGTTACCTGTTCCTCCAATCGAAACCTCCACTTCGACACCTTTGGTGACTTTACACAATACCCCTCTAGTTTCACCGAACAGCAGAGCCCCGGATATCACGAATATCGTGGTCCCGGTCCCCACGATTCGTCTCCCGACATGTCTCGATAACAATCCCGAAGAGGCTGATTCTCGTCTACGTTTTCAAAGTAAGAAACACGGTCGTTCCCACATAGATACAATTCTCCCATGTATGGCTTGCGAGTTGACCAGTTCTATAAGGTCTGGCTCGTGTAACAGTTCGTTGACAAAGTCTTCTCGTTTGTTGTCCCATCGTGAAAGGATCACAGGGACAGCGAGAGCTCAGGTCCAGCTCGGCAAACGGTCTCGTTCGTTGTCTCCCTATTTACCCAGGTGTCTCTGCTACAATTGTAACGTGTCAGAGCTGATCTTGAGAAGTAAGGACCTGCCACCCATGGAACGTTCGAATTTTGATACATACTTTGCTCGTTCATTGTCTCACAAGTTCTTTAACTGCTCTTGCTATTCGAGCAACCTGTATCAGGGCGAATCAAATTGCTCCTCTTGTAGCATCTCCTCCAACGACAGCTATACGAAACTAGGCTGGTGCACCGAGCCGCAACAAGGACAATCCAATCCAACATCTTTTAATTGTTCCATGTTAGTGGCCGGTGAACTTTCCACGCGTAAACATCCCTTGTTCAAGAGAAGACAGAAGTGGAGGTTCGACAAGGAAGCTGTTAGGAGAACGTGCGGTGGTGGCTCTGCTTTTGAGAACGTTCGTCGATCAATTGGAACTATGTCGTGTcccaatttaaataactttctgCTCGATGATTCGGTTTGCTCGATGGAGAATTTCTCAGCCAATTGTTCCTTGGTACGCAAATGTTGGTCTTGTACAAATGTGACTCTCCAATGGGGCAGTAGCCTAGTAGATGTACCTGACCGTGTTAGTACGCTTTGCCATTCGTCCTCTGTGCACGGTAGCGATATTCATGGTGATCATGATACCCCTCCGCGCGATTCTAACCATCGTTCCAAGTGTCCACGTGTACCGTTTTCCCGACTCCAGCCTCAAAGATCCTTCTCGTCTCCAGACACACGACCTTCGATCATTCAACCTGACCCTACCTGCACAGCAAGGCGCCACCGTCACAGTATCTCCGGACAGATGAGTTATTTCAAGCTGTTGGGCTACAACATCAACAAGAAGCTAACAGGATCGGCCAACAGTCTCTTCAGCACCGCGGTTATCAGTGGATCCTCGAGTGCTCCAAATTTGAAGGACATGGTGCCACCCCATGCATCCGCTGTTGCCG CGATAGAAGGTTTCGGTGGTGTGCCACCTATAAGACCATTGGAGACGCTTCACAATGCGTTGTCTCTTCGTCAGTTGGACTCCTTTTTAGAAATGATGACCACAGCTCCTCTATTTCGCACGCCTGCCTCGTCACCGCCGAAATATCCATCACCCGGTGGATCCACTCACGAGTCCGTTAATCCCAGTCTCAGTGTCGGAGGAATCAATTGCGAGTACCACTCTTCCGACTTGGAAGCTGTCAGGTATcataagagaaaattaaataagccACCTTT ATACATTACCGCAGCTCCTATACAATACAAGTCTTCGAATGATGGAGAACCATGCGACATAAGGAACCAACTGTCGCCAACCAGTCCAAACA GTACTGGTTGGAGTAGCGAACCACAGTCGTTCGTATCATCGGAACCGTCATCTCCAGCTCCAACTTCCACGGGAGAATGCAGCATGTCTATAAGTTTAATCAGCAACGAAGG AGCGCAATCGCTTAACACAGGCCCTAAATATCCAACGACTCCTTGTCTGGACGTAGATTTCAACGACTTTTGCATGAACATTGATCAAGAGCATAGGGAGAGTCGCGGCAGCGTATCGTACACAGACTATTATAGCAACGAGGATGGACAGATACGAAAGTGCGCTTTTGGAACCAGCTTTGGTAGCAATCTACAGAGAATGATACGAACCGATGATCTCCCTATCGACAATATGGACGATGACGAGGAGCGTACGATAACGTTGAAGCAAACCGAAGAGCAAAAGAAGCAGGACGTTAAGCGAATATTTGAGCAACAGGAAAAGTCACGGTCAAAACCTAGCACCAGCTGCAAAAAGATTGGAAG gTTTTTAGTTGAAAGCATGGACATAGTGGACGAAGATGTCAGGATCAAGGAGCCGGACGTTTTCGACAAAGCGAAGCCATCTACCTCTCAGAAAACTGAATTCTCGAATACCGATAGAGCTCAGAGAAGCAGGGACACCGGCGCAGAAAAGACTTCTTCGTCGAACAGTTACAAGAGAAAGAATTTCTCTCGGTCGCAGAGCGTTTCGACTCCAGAAGTTATCGTTCCAAGTACCGAGGCGAATCGGAGTTACAAATGCATGTCGAAACTGAGCTCGTTGTCGAACATGGCGGATAAGAATTTGGAAGAATGGAAACAGATTTTGCTCGACGCGAAGCCCCCTTCCGGACCCTTGACGAGCGAAGAAGAGTCTATACTAACCGTGACAAGCAGCTTAACGAATAGCTCCAGCGTGACTATAGGTTTCAATGTCCATGAAGAAAACAGAGAATAA